In Zhaonella formicivorans, one DNA window encodes the following:
- a CDS encoding Fur family transcriptional regulator yields MSSEVVIVNQSLEDIYKRLHEKEYKITPQRQVILKAFLEHVEEHLSAEEVYKIVKEKNPEIGLATVYRTLDLLAELDILQKMDFGDGKSRYEFNDQEVHHHHHLICLKCGHVEEFEDDLLETLEAAISRKTNFEVLDHQLKFYGYCQKCR; encoded by the coding sequence ATGTCAAGCGAGGTTGTAATAGTGAATCAAAGCTTAGAAGACATCTACAAACGGCTGCATGAGAAAGAATATAAAATAACCCCACAGCGCCAAGTGATTTTGAAAGCATTTTTGGAGCATGTAGAAGAACATTTAAGCGCAGAAGAGGTATATAAGATAGTTAAAGAAAAAAACCCTGAAATTGGGTTGGCCACCGTTTATCGAACCTTGGATTTGCTGGCTGAGCTAGATATCCTACAGAAAATGGATTTCGGTGATGGGAAAAGTCGTTACGAATTTAACGATCAGGAGGTTCATCACCATCACCATCTGATTTGTTTAAAATGCGGACATGTAGAAGAATTTGAAGATGATCTGCTGGAAACTCTGGAAGCTGCTATAAGCAGAAAAACTAACTTTGAAGTTTTAGACCATCAGCTGAAATTTTACGGCTATTGTCAAAAGTGTAGATAA
- a CDS encoding YpmA family protein has product MAEENKGKLELIATKTLKAHDELYILVDFLNKNLKDHKVMFGLTKNSAEGTMTVSIYEV; this is encoded by the coding sequence ATGGCTGAAGAAAACAAAGGAAAATTGGAATTAATTGCGACAAAAACTTTAAAAGCCCACGATGAACTTTATATTTTAGTAGATTTTTTAAATAAAAATCTCAAGGACCATAAGGTTATGTTTGGGCTGACAAAAAACTCTGCGGAAGGTACAATGACAGTTTCGATTTATGAAGTTTGA
- the spoVB gene encoding stage V sporulation protein B, with product MQKFVQGALLLMIASFTTRVLAFIYRVYIVRLIGAEGIGLYEMVFPVYSLILVLTTAGIPVAVSKLISEEYARKNIGQVKKIFFVALQFLLGSGLVSTVLMIWIAPYMTGRIFTDVRVYWPFITAIPAVFIVAVGSAFRGYFQGLQNMLPSAVSQIVEQLVRFTIGISAASFLLSYGIEFASAGLALAMVCGELAGLLILLCFFWQNREIRQIASGPTQSIIQTLANIYGLAIPVTLTRVVLAASLTLQAVLIPKRLIFSGFTINEATKIYGHFSGMAFSLINLPSIITVSLAISLVPAISEALACINFALIKKRINQAVRITVLTAVPCLVIFTQLAQEIMILLYNAPEASPVLKALALGCPFFYLQQTTGGILQGLGKVNLIFRNVLVGTLITLTGIYWLTAIPGIGIKGTSAAVIAGAAVTAALNFYSLQVLTGFKIDWGKNFISPAAAGLLMNIFLNYIIVHRMFYPPGLGALMNIIGMGLFVYILGLYCTGGLNNADFNFIKRHKPWR from the coding sequence TTGCAAAAGTTTGTACAAGGTGCGCTTCTACTGATGATAGCAAGTTTTACCACACGGGTGCTTGCCTTTATTTACAGGGTATACATCGTGCGCTTAATTGGTGCCGAAGGCATTGGTTTATATGAGATGGTTTTTCCCGTTTATTCATTAATCCTGGTGTTAACAACTGCCGGGATTCCGGTTGCCGTGTCCAAATTAATCTCGGAAGAGTATGCTCGAAAAAACATCGGTCAAGTAAAAAAAATTTTTTTTGTTGCTCTACAATTTTTACTAGGATCGGGATTGGTTAGTACTGTACTGATGATTTGGATTGCACCTTATATGACTGGGCGTATTTTTACTGATGTCAGGGTTTACTGGCCTTTTATAACCGCAATCCCTGCCGTTTTTATCGTTGCAGTTGGCTCAGCTTTTCGTGGGTATTTTCAAGGCCTGCAAAATATGTTGCCCTCAGCGGTAAGTCAAATAGTGGAGCAGCTTGTAAGATTTACGATCGGTATTAGTGCCGCATCATTTTTATTGAGTTATGGTATAGAATTTGCTTCCGCCGGGCTAGCTTTGGCCATGGTATGCGGTGAACTTGCCGGTTTACTTATCTTGCTTTGTTTCTTCTGGCAAAACAGAGAAATCAGGCAAATTGCCAGTGGACCAACCCAAAGTATTATACAAACACTTGCCAATATTTACGGCTTAGCTATTCCCGTAACATTGACCCGGGTGGTTTTAGCAGCCTCATTAACTTTGCAGGCTGTTTTAATACCTAAGAGGTTGATTTTTTCAGGCTTTACAATCAACGAAGCTACTAAAATTTACGGACATTTTTCCGGAATGGCTTTTTCCCTGATTAATTTGCCTTCCATCATCACTGTTTCTTTGGCGATTTCCCTGGTGCCGGCAATTTCCGAAGCGCTGGCTTGTATCAATTTCGCTTTAATAAAAAAAAGAATAAATCAAGCAGTGAGGATAACTGTTCTTACTGCAGTACCCTGTTTAGTCATCTTTACCCAACTTGCGCAGGAAATAATGATTTTATTATATAACGCACCGGAAGCGAGTCCGGTCTTAAAGGCATTAGCTTTGGGCTGCCCGTTTTTTTACCTCCAACAAACTACTGGTGGAATTTTACAAGGTTTAGGAAAAGTTAATTTAATTTTTAGAAATGTCTTAGTGGGAACTTTAATCACCTTAACAGGCATTTACTGGCTTACAGCCATACCAGGCATAGGTATCAAAGGAACATCTGCGGCTGTGATAGCCGGAGCAGCAGTGACTGCCGCTTTGAATTTTTACTCGTTACAAGTTTTAACAGGTTTTAAAATAGATTGGGGTAAAAATTTCATATCACCTGCAGCTGCAGGTCTGCTGATGAATATTTTCTTAAACTACATTATTGTTCATAGAATGTTTTATCCGCCGGGATTGGGTGCTTTAATGAATATAATTGGCATGGGGTTATTTGTTTACATTTTGGGGTTATACTGCACAGGTGGGTTAAATAATGCTGATTTTAACTTTATAAAAAGGCATAAACCATGGCGTTGA
- a CDS encoding AAA family ATPase, producing MNIALATGDHDLNRAIKERVKNYGSIIEFSCKEEIGVSADIECFILSSSLAGEISCEKLLESIISKNKRVILIAAVEEKDLVEFALTLGIYDIVFQPARVELIIKLLFEPAGLDYVSEFVLNKKMPEINHYVMPKYVIKEQSARAKISAWWSAQGRAGKTSLAVMQAVWLARTYPEKVALLDFKEVTPHVHKFLKLETTAGIECLYEAFEQNSLTAVKVLEHMQKKYGVYFLTGVGLKSFYKFTEKYFGKVLELLKTEFDYIVVDLNDGLFFSSTAAALQLAEEINVVLLPHMYLLEDTRDMVNFLKDKWDIEDRCIRFVLNKTGSGSLEAETVERVFRKSVMCVIEHKEIAKIAYGGQPYISGIASVFGSQKSKGEETLFKRSWLGRVVNAGKSV from the coding sequence TTGAACATTGCTCTGGCTACCGGTGACCATGACTTGAACAGAGCAATAAAGGAGAGGGTAAAAAATTATGGGTCAATCATAGAATTCAGCTGCAAAGAGGAAATTGGGGTATCTGCAGATATTGAGTGCTTCATACTCTCTTCCTCCCTGGCAGGGGAAATTTCCTGTGAAAAGCTGCTGGAATCAATTATTTCTAAAAACAAAAGGGTTATCTTAATTGCTGCTGTTGAAGAGAAGGACCTGGTCGAATTTGCGTTGACTCTTGGCATCTATGACATCGTATTTCAACCCGCCAGGGTTGAGCTTATCATAAAACTGCTTTTTGAACCGGCAGGATTGGATTATGTGTCTGAGTTTGTATTGAATAAAAAAATGCCGGAAATAAATCACTATGTAATGCCCAAATATGTAATTAAAGAGCAGTCTGCCCGGGCTAAAATATCAGCCTGGTGGAGTGCCCAGGGCAGGGCAGGGAAAACGTCTTTGGCGGTAATGCAGGCAGTTTGGCTTGCGAGGACGTATCCCGAAAAAGTTGCATTGCTTGACTTTAAGGAAGTTACGCCTCATGTGCATAAATTTCTCAAGCTTGAAACAACCGCAGGCATCGAATGCCTTTATGAGGCCTTTGAGCAGAATTCTTTGACTGCTGTTAAAGTTCTGGAGCATATGCAAAAGAAATATGGAGTCTATTTCCTGACTGGTGTGGGTTTAAAAAGCTTTTATAAATTTACTGAAAAGTATTTTGGCAAGGTACTTGAACTGTTGAAAACGGAATTTGATTATATTGTAGTTGATTTAAATGATGGACTTTTCTTTTCGTCTACTGCTGCTGCGCTGCAGCTGGCAGAAGAAATCAATGTGGTTTTACTGCCTCATATGTATTTACTGGAAGATACCAGAGACATGGTTAATTTTTTAAAGGATAAATGGGATATAGAGGACAGATGTATCCGGTTTGTACTAAATAAAACCGGTTCAGGCAGCTTAGAAGCGGAAACGGTGGAAAGGGTGTTCAGGAAATCTGTAATGTGTGTTATTGAGCATAAAGAAATTGCAAAAATTGCTTATGGTGGTCAGCCATATATCTCGGGCATTGCTTCTGTGTTTGGCAGCCAGAAATCAAAAGGTG
- the surE gene encoding 5'/3'-nucleotidase SurE: protein MLILLTNDDGIRAEGLQHLRCSLEAIAEVTVVAPERERSAAGHGITMHKPLRVNKVLLGSKTFGLSVSGTPADCVKLALDKLMPKKPDLVISGINNGLNLGTDVLYSGTVSAALEAVIANIPALAVSVAAGASHEDFAYAASFVKDLVQDIGPANFPFNTLLNVNIPRTSEGPVTGVKVTSQGVRKYENSVEVRKDPRGKEYYWLCGEAVKLDTSPASDLAALEQRAISLTPLQADLTNYNSMELLKKWQVKF from the coding sequence ATGTTAATTTTGCTCACTAATGATGATGGAATTAGAGCTGAGGGACTTCAGCATCTTCGCTGTTCATTGGAAGCAATTGCCGAGGTAACAGTGGTTGCGCCTGAACGTGAACGGAGCGCAGCAGGGCATGGTATTACTATGCATAAACCATTACGGGTAAATAAAGTCCTGCTTGGGTCAAAAACTTTTGGTTTATCTGTTTCAGGTACTCCTGCCGATTGCGTTAAACTAGCTTTAGATAAGCTCATGCCCAAAAAACCCGATTTGGTTATTTCGGGAATTAATAACGGGCTGAATCTTGGAACCGATGTTTTGTATTCCGGCACCGTATCCGCTGCCTTGGAAGCTGTTATTGCTAATATACCCGCATTGGCTGTATCGGTTGCTGCAGGTGCATCGCATGAGGATTTTGCTTATGCAGCCAGTTTTGTCAAAGATTTAGTTCAAGATATCGGTCCCGCCAATTTTCCCTTTAACACCCTATTAAACGTTAATATTCCAAGGACTTCAGAAGGCCCAGTTACTGGCGTTAAAGTTACTTCTCAGGGGGTTAGAAAATATGAAAACTCTGTCGAGGTTAGAAAAGATCCTCGCGGGAAAGAATATTATTGGCTGTGCGGCGAAGCAGTCAAGTTAGATACTTCTCCGGCCTCGGATTTGGCCGCTTTGGAACAAAGAGCTATTTCTTTAACCCCCCTGCAGGCTGACTTGACAAATTACAACAGCATGGAACTGTTGAAAAAGTGGCAGGTAAAATTTTAA
- the fusA gene encoding elongation factor G, producing the protein MKVYESGKIRNVGIVAHGGAGKTSLTEALLFNVGTITRLGKVDEGNTTTDYLPEEIKRKITINMAMAPIEWRDTKINLLDTPGYADFIGDVKGALRVVDGLIFTVCAVSGVEVQTEIIWEYADQANLPRLVFVNKMDRENANFYNVLDQLQQTFTGKHIVPIQLPIGAEDSFQGVIDLLEMKAFRFEGPNSKCQEISLPSESEDEAATYRLSLMEAAAEGDDELLMKYLDGEELNAEEIKFGLKAGITAGKVVPVLCGSALKNIATTPLLDVIVDYLPSPLERVGETKELSKEPLAALVFKTIADPYVGKISFFRVFEGTLKADSVVYNANKENEEKIGQLFIMTGKNQQPVTEVRAGDIAAITKLQFTTTGDTLTLKTNAKILEGIEFPVPTLSVAIQPKSKGDEDKLGSALSRLLEEDTTLKLEKNLETKETLLTGMGEMHLDIIIERLQRKFGVEVVMSNPKVPYRETIKAAVTRIEGKHKKQSGGHGQYGHVFIDLAPLDSGEFEFQETIFGGAVPKQYIPAVEKGIKEAMPEGILAGYPVTNVKVTLTDGSYHPVDSSEMAFKIAAALAFRKALEKAKPVLLEPYMNVEVTVPEQFMGDIIGDFNSKRGRILGMEPKGKNQIIRAMVPLAEMYKYAIDLKSITQGRGSFTMTFAQYEEVPQNIAEKIIEAAKVAKSS; encoded by the coding sequence ATGAAAGTCTACGAATCAGGTAAGATTAGAAATGTAGGTATTGTGGCCCACGGTGGTGCCGGTAAGACTTCACTTACTGAAGCCTTGTTATTTAACGTGGGAACTATTACCCGTCTGGGTAAGGTTGATGAGGGCAATACAACAACAGATTACCTCCCGGAAGAAATCAAACGCAAAATCACTATTAACATGGCTATGGCTCCAATTGAATGGCGTGACACTAAGATCAACTTGTTGGATACGCCAGGATACGCGGACTTTATTGGCGATGTAAAAGGAGCATTACGAGTTGTTGATGGTTTGATTTTCACGGTTTGTGCTGTATCCGGAGTAGAAGTTCAGACCGAAATAATCTGGGAATATGCGGATCAAGCAAACCTGCCTCGATTAGTCTTTGTAAACAAAATGGATCGCGAAAACGCCAACTTCTACAATGTGCTTGATCAGCTGCAACAAACTTTTACTGGAAAGCATATTGTTCCAATTCAACTGCCAATTGGCGCCGAGGATAGTTTTCAAGGGGTTATTGATCTGTTGGAGATGAAAGCATTTAGATTCGAAGGTCCAAACAGTAAGTGCCAAGAAATTAGTTTACCGTCGGAATCCGAGGATGAAGCAGCCACATACCGTTTAAGCTTAATGGAAGCTGCTGCCGAAGGTGATGACGAACTGTTAATGAAATATTTGGACGGGGAAGAATTAAATGCAGAAGAAATAAAGTTTGGATTAAAAGCAGGGATAACCGCAGGAAAAGTAGTACCCGTATTATGTGGCTCCGCTTTAAAAAATATAGCAACTACCCCTCTCTTGGACGTGATTGTTGATTACCTGCCTTCGCCTTTGGAACGGGTAGGTGAAACAAAAGAACTAAGCAAAGAACCTTTGGCCGCTTTAGTATTTAAAACTATAGCCGACCCATATGTAGGAAAAATTAGTTTCTTCAGGGTTTTTGAAGGCACATTGAAAGCTGATAGCGTTGTATACAATGCTAACAAGGAGAACGAAGAAAAAATCGGGCAGCTTTTCATCATGACCGGAAAAAACCAACAACCTGTCACAGAGGTTAGGGCAGGCGATATTGCGGCAATTACCAAACTTCAATTTACCACCACTGGCGATACTCTCACACTAAAAACTAATGCAAAAATTTTAGAAGGGATTGAATTCCCGGTTCCGACTTTATCTGTTGCTATCCAACCAAAAAGCAAGGGTGATGAGGATAAACTCGGAAGCGCCTTAAGCAGGCTCTTAGAAGAAGATACAACTCTAAAACTGGAAAAGAATCTGGAAACGAAAGAAACTTTGCTCACGGGCATGGGAGAAATGCATTTAGATATCATTATCGAGCGTCTACAGCGCAAATTCGGCGTTGAAGTCGTAATGTCGAACCCAAAAGTACCTTACCGAGAAACAATCAAGGCTGCTGTTACTAGAATAGAAGGAAAGCATAAAAAACAATCCGGCGGACACGGACAATACGGGCATGTATTTATCGATTTGGCTCCTCTGGATTCCGGCGAATTTGAATTCCAGGAAACTATTTTTGGCGGAGCTGTACCGAAACAATATATACCTGCAGTTGAAAAGGGTATTAAAGAGGCTATGCCTGAAGGTATCCTGGCCGGTTATCCGGTTACCAATGTGAAGGTTACCTTAACCGACGGATCTTACCACCCGGTTGATTCCTCGGAAATGGCCTTCAAAATTGCAGCTGCGCTGGCATTTCGTAAAGCCCTGGAAAAGGCAAAACCAGTTTTGCTGGAACCTTATATGAACGTTGAAGTAACCGTTCCCGAGCAGTTTATGGGCGATATTATAGGAGATTTCAACAGCAAGCGGGGAAGGATACTCGGTATGGAACCTAAGGGTAAAAACCAGATCATTAGAGCAATGGTTCCTTTAGCTGAAATGTATAAATACGCTATTGATTTAAAATCAATAACTCAAGGCCGTGGTAGTTTTACCATGACTTTTGCCCAATATGAAGAAGTTCCGCAAAATATTGCCGAAAAAATAATTGAAGCGGCGAAAGTAGCTAAAAGCAGTTAA
- a CDS encoding DUF6710 family protein: MAYYFSYVDICYVCNGNHSVASGIVYKKGHIEAKVYDITRLFEHVYTDGLYWYNSHNNDILDDLFDFRVGVIYEVSKLKYGVKADLKG, translated from the coding sequence ATGGCATATTATTTTTCTTATGTAGATATATGTTACGTTTGTAACGGAAACCATTCTGTTGCTTCCGGCATCGTGTACAAAAAGGGACATATTGAGGCTAAAGTATACGATATAACCAGGCTTTTTGAGCATGTATATACGGATGGTTTATATTGGTATAATAGTCACAACAACGACATTTTAGATGATTTATTTGATTTTCGTGTAGGGGTTATATATGAAGTTTCAAAGTTAAAATACGGAGTAAAGGCGGATTTAAAGGGCTGA